A single genomic interval of Celeribacter indicus harbors:
- a CDS encoding DUF2285 domain-containing protein — protein sequence MPTEPDETTSQPTVVLAHIDGLDLRRAADGWHGIWQADGVEHQFWLSQSVPDAAAFYAVELPLDDFMELRAHAARRFWRSLKGRTPGPDFRSLPAQLRQWHILSLRALDARLRGESYRTIAEVLLGFRGTKEDFESDPSKNKARRLVAHGIRMMRGGYRLLLHYPIKVQTK from the coding sequence GTGCCAACCGAACCGGATGAGACGACAAGCCAGCCGACCGTCGTTCTCGCCCATATCGACGGCCTCGACTTGCGCCGCGCCGCCGATGGCTGGCACGGCATCTGGCAGGCGGATGGCGTCGAGCACCAATTCTGGCTGTCCCAATCCGTGCCGGATGCGGCGGCGTTCTACGCCGTCGAACTGCCTCTGGACGACTTCATGGAGCTTCGCGCCCATGCGGCCCGGCGCTTCTGGCGATCCCTCAAAGGCCGAACACCTGGCCCTGACTTCCGCAGCTTGCCCGCCCAGCTCCGGCAATGGCATATCCTGTCCCTGCGCGCCCTCGACGCCCGGCTGCGCGGCGAGAGCTATCGCACCATTGCCGAAGTCCTGCTTGGCTTTCGGGGCACGAAGGAAGATTTCGAGAGCGATCCGAGCAAGAACAAGGCGCGTCGCCTCGTCGCCCACGGCATCAGGATGATGCGCGGCGGCTACCGGCTCCTGCTGCACTATCCCATCAAAGTTCAAACAAAGTAA
- a CDS encoding DUF736 domain-containing protein → MATIGTFTQNEDGAGFSGAVKTLTLNVKAVKLVPTEGDSERGPDFRIFAGATEFGAAWKKIARETQREYLSVKLDDPSFPAPIYASLVEAEDGRSHNLIWSRRNGD, encoded by the coding sequence CCTTCACCCAGAACGAGGACGGCGCGGGCTTCAGCGGCGCGGTCAAGACCCTGACCCTCAACGTCAAAGCCGTTAAACTCGTCCCGACCGAGGGCGACAGCGAGCGCGGCCCCGACTTCCGCATCTTCGCAGGCGCCACCGAGTTCGGCGCAGCCTGGAAGAAGATCGCCCGCGAGACGCAGCGCGAATACCTCTCCGTCAAGCTGGACGATCCGAGCTTCCCCGCACCGATCTACGCCAGCCTGGTCGAAGCCGAGGACGGGAGGTCCCACAACCTCATCTGGTCCCGCCGCAACGGCGACTGA
- a CDS encoding transcriptional regulator domain-containing protein, with translation MLKIDWRAPAAYKHTRTIPAAGFAWEYLRRNDDYREDFQLLVRAKRPDATELEAFARRWGLRFPARSRRRA, from the coding sequence ATGCTGAAAATCGATTGGCGGGCGCCGGCGGCCTACAAGCACACGCGAACGATCCCTGCCGCCGGTTTCGCCTGGGAATATCTGCGTCGCAACGACGATTACCGAGAGGATTTCCAGCTTCTCGTCCGTGCGAAACGCCCGGATGCAACCGAGTTGGAAGCCTTCGCCCGACGCTGGGGTTTGCGATTTCCCGCACGATCCCGACGCCGCGCCTGA